Part of the Sandaracinaceae bacterium genome, GGGAGGTCGTTCAGTGCGGAGCGGCAGCGCGTGACGCAGTCCCTGTAGGCCTCGGGCTCAGGCATCGCTCACCCCGGCGCCGCGCAGGAGCTTCTCGCTCAGCTGCCAGAGGCGCCTCCCAGCCAGCTCGTCGAGCGCGGCCTGCGACGGGCGCGCTCGACGAGCACGCGCGAAGTACTGGCCCGTGGTGTCGTCGAGCGCGGGATGCGTGGCGGCGTGGATCGACGTGGCGGCCCCCTCTGCGGGCGTGAGGAGGACCAGCCCAGCCACCTTGTCGCTGAGGAAGCTGAGCACCCCGCTGTCGCGCGTGATCTCCGTCGCGACGGAGCCAGGGTGCACGGCGTTCGAGCGGACGTGGCGGTCCTCGCCGTGGAGGCGGCGAGCGAGCTCGGCGCTGAACAGCAGGTTCGCGAGCTTGCTCTGGTCGTAGGCGCGCAGCCCGGAGTACCTGCGCTCCAGCATGAGGTCGTCCCACTGCATGGCGCGGCAGTGCACGTGGCGGCGCGAGGAGACGTGCACGATCCGCGCTGGCAACGACGGACGCTCCGCGAGGTGGTCGAGCAGCCCCCGCGTGAACGCGAAGTGGGCGAGGTGGTTCACCGCGAACGTGTCCTCGAACCCATCGACGCTGAGCGTGCGCTCCGCGTGCCACACGCCCGCGTTGTTGACGACGACCGAGAGGGGCGCCAGCTGCCGCTTGACCTCCTGCACGCACGCCTCCACCTGGGCCAACGAGCTGAAGTCCGCGCGGATGGCCACGGCACCTGGTCCGAGCGAGTCGACCGCGCGTGCCAGGCGGCCCGCGTCGCGTCCGATGATGGCGACGCGCTCGAAGCCGCGCCGCAGGAGACCGCGCGCAGTCTCGAGGCCGATGCCCGCGCTGCCACCCGTGACCACGGCGTGTCGCGTCCCGATCGTTTCATGCTGGGTGTTTCGCATCGGGCGGAGGGTAGCAGTCCAGCGCTGGTGGTGTACGGGGCGCGCCACCTCGGACCGCGCCACGACGGTCCGGGCGACGTGCGACGGCGCCCCGAGGGGCCACTGGGCACTTGCGGCGACGCGCGGGAACGGGCATCACACCCCGCGTGAGCGACACGATTCGAGGCAAGGTACTGATCACGGGCGCGAGCGGGTTCATCGGGAGCTGGCTGCGCGACAGGCTGTTGGAGGAGGGCTCGGACGTGCTCGCCATCCGCCGGCCGGGCTCGCCCGAGGCGAAGACGGGGCGCAGCGTCGAGGCCAGCTACGACGACGTGGCGTCGCTCGAGCGGCTGATGGACCGCGAGCGCCCCGACTACGTGCTGCACGTCGCGGGCGCGACGAAGGGGCGCACGTACCAAGACTTCGAAGCGGGCAACGTGATGCCCACCGAGAACCTGCTGCGCGCGGTCGCGTCGCAGCACCCGGGTCTGAAGCGCTTCGTGCACGTGTCGTCGCTCGCCGCGTACGGCCCGGGGAGGCCCGGCGCCCCCCTGCGCGAGAGCGACCCGCGCCGGCCCGTCGAGTTCTATGGCGAGAGCAAGCTGGCTGCCGAGCGCGTCGTCGAAGGGGCGAACGTGCCCTACACCATCATTCGGCCGAGCGGCGTGTACGGCCCGCGCGACGTCGACATGTTCGAGCTCTTCAAGCTCGCTCGGAGTCGCGTGAACCTGTTCTTCGGCAACCGCCGGAGCTGGGGCAGCTTCGTCTACGTCGACGACGTGGTGGACGCCATCCTGCGGGTCCCCACCGTGGCGGAGACCGAAGGCCGCGGCTACTTCCTCTCGGACGGCGAGCCGATCACCTGGGAGACGCTGCAAGCCGACATCCTCTCCGTCGTCGGGCGTCGCGCGCTGACGGTGTCCCTGCCCCGACAGATGCCGTTCATCGCCGGCGCGCTCGGCGAGCTGGCCACACGCGTCGATGGGCAGCCGCGCCTCATGAACCGGCAGAAGGCCATCATGGGGGCACAGGAGGCTTGGACCTGCCACGCCGACGCGGCGGCCGCGGACTTCGGCTTCGCGCCGTCGATCGGGCGACGAGAGGCCCTCGCGCGCACTCACGCTTGGTACGAAGCGAACGGCTGGTACGGGCGCTGAGCCCCGCGGCGCACGCGGCAGAAAGCCTTCGCGCGCGGTGTGACTGTGATAACTTCCGCGCCCATGGATTCACCGTCGGCGCTGGTGCCCGGACCGATCGCGAGGACCCTCCTGGAGCTCGCGGAACGTCGGGCCAGCGGAGAGATCGCCATCGGGGGCCGCAAGCTCGTGCTCCACGAGGGCCAGGTGACGGGCGTGCTGCCGGCCCCTGGCGACGAGCCGCTGGACACGTTTTTGGTGAAGGCCGGTCGCCTGGACGAGGGCGGGGCGCGGCAAGCTCGGTCGAAGTCGGAGATCTCCGGGAGACCGCTGATCCAGGAGCTGGAGCAAGTCCTGACGCCGACGCAGCTGACGCAGGGGCTGCGCGCGCTCTGGCTCGATCGTCTCGTGTTCGGACTCCAGGTGGACGTCGACGCCGGGCAAGGGCTCAACGACTTCGAGCCCTCCCCCGCCCTGAGCGCACGCGCGGGCGAGCACCGTACCCCGCTCCTGGAGCTGCTCCTCGACGCCCTCGCGCGCCGCGCGGGGGAGCGCGACGCCGGGCTCGTGGGGTCACAAGCGGGCAAGCTGTTGATCTGGCACGAGGGGTCACACCGCGCCGCGGCCGAAGCGTGGGCCGAGCTGCCCGTCCTCGACCCGCCACGCGTCGCGCGGCTCCTGGCCACGTCGCCGGCGGCTGCCTCGCGGATCGCAGCGCTGCTCCGAGCAGGGCTCGTGTACCTGAGCGCGCGAGTGGACTCCCCCCCTCCTCCACCGCCACGCCCCACGACCATCGCCCCGCCGCCCGCGGCACCGGTCGCGGCCGGGCCCGCCGCGGGTTCGGTCGTCCAGCTCATCCCGCAGCCCCGAGACGCGACGGGACGCCCCAGCGAGTTCGGCATCAAGCTGCCCCCGCTGCCGCCCATCCTGATGCGCCTCGACGACCCTCTCGATCCGCTCGAGAAACGCATCGCCAACCTGGAGGCCAGCAGCGCGCCGGCCCGCGAGCGCGCGACGGCGTGGCTCGAGTTCGGCCGCGCATGGCAGCGCCACCACCGCTCCCTCGAAGAGGCCTGCCGCGCCTTTCGCGAGGCAGCCGCGGCGGACCCGACGTTCTACGATGCGCTCGACGCCGCAGCGACACTGTGCACCGCGATGGGCCGCGTGGAGCTCGGCAACGCCTACGCGCGCGCAGCCGCTGCGGCCGCCGGCAGCCCGGCCGAGCGGGCCCGCGGCCTCAAGCTCATCGCGCGGAACGCGCAACGCTTCGGCGCTATCGACGAGACCGAGGCCACCCTGGTCGAGGCGCTCGCGGCGGACCCCACCGACGGTGACGCGTTCGAGGCGCTAGCGCGCGTGCGGGTGCGCCGCGGGGACCTCAGCGGCGCCGCTGAGGCCGCCGAGGCGGGTGCGGCCGCTGTACGACGGCCTGAGCGCGCCTGCGCGTTGCTGGGCTTCGCGCGCAGCCTAGAGGATTCCCCCGCGCGCACCAGCGCCTACGCACGCGCGCTGCACGAAGGTGGTTTCGGTGAGGCCGCGCTCAGCGAACTCCGCCACGCGTCCGCGGCAGCGCGAGAGCCGGACGTGCGGCGCGGGTTTCTGTTGGAGGCTGCCGAGCTGGCGGAGCTCGCCGAGCACCCGGACCTCTCCTGCGGGTTCCTGCTGGACGCGTTCGTGGCCGAGCCGCAGCTCGAGGTCTTGCACGACCCGCTGGCAGAGGACGCCCGCGCGGCGGGCTCCGACGGGACGCTGTCGGTCGTGCTCGAGGCCGTGGGTGCGGCCACGTCCGGCGTCGCGCGCGCCCGCTGGCTGCTGGAAGCCGCCAGCGCGTTCTCGAGGAGCGGCGAGGACACGGGGCGGGACACGTGGGCCGGCGAGCTGCTCACGCGCGCCCTGATCGCCGACCCTGGCTCCGCCGAGGTGCTGGCCGCGATCGAGGCCGAGGCCGAACGGTGGGCGCACCCGACGCTGCTCCTGGACGCACTGGAACGTGCGGGGCGTCTCCTCGAGGACGGCAGCGCCCAAGAGGACCGTGAAGCCCGGGCCGCGCTCTTGCGCCGCGCCGCCGCGCTCGCGGAGGACGCTGGCCAGCCCGCGCGGGCGCTGAGCTGTCTCGGTTGGGCGCGGGAGACGGGACGCACCGGCGACGGGCAGCCCAGCGCCCCCGACGGCGACACCACGCAGCAGGAGCGGCTCACCAGCCTGGCCACCGCGCGCGCCGACTTGTTCGGTATGGCCCGGAGCGACCTGGACGCAGCCTCGGGCGACCAGCGCGACGCCCTCTCGCTGCGGCTCGGGCAGCTGCTGCGAGACGTCCCAACGCACCGTGAGGAGGCCATCAGCTGTCTACGGGTCGCCCTCGCCGGGTCGGCCGAGCACCGCCCCACCGCCTTCGCGTCGCTCGCGCGGCTTTACCGACTCGAAGGCCGAGACGCAGACTTGATCGAGCTGTGGCTCGAGGCCCCTTCGATCCTGGGCGCCGAATCCGCCTCCGAGGCGCTCGGCCACGCGTCTGGCGCGCTCGCGCTCGCCAACGATCCGCTGGGGAGCGCAGGCGCCGCCCTACGCGTGCTGGAGCTGGCTCCCGCGTCCCGCGTGGCGTGGGCGCGCCTCGATCTCGCGGCGCGCCAGGTGGGCGACCCAGAGCTGCGACTCCAGGCCTTGCGCGCGCGGCTCCGACAGGACCCAGAGCCGCAGGAGGCGGCGCGACTCCAAGGGCAGGTCGCGCTCCAAGCCGACGCCGCAGGCTCTCCCGACGAGGCGATCGCGGCGGCGCGTGCCGCCCTCGCCCTCGACCCGCGCTGCGCGGACGCGCTGGCGCTCTTGGTGCGCTACTTCGACGCGCTGCCGGAGCGCGAGGCCCTCGAGTGGGTCGGCCCGGCTCGCGCCGCCCTCGGGGACACGCCCGCCTTGCTCGAGACGTGCCTCGCGCTGGCCGAGAGAGCCGACGACGAGGAGCTGGCGAGGACGTTGCTGGACGCACACTTCCGCATCCTGCCGACGCCAGCCGTCGCCCTCGAGCGCGTGCGTCGCGCGATCACCGCCTCGGAGCGCGACCCGGAGCGCGACGCCGACGCCCTGCTCGAGCGAGCGGACCAAGCGCTGCTCCCGCTCTGTGTCGCGCCCGAGACCGCCGCGGTGGTGTCGGACGCCCTCAGTACGCTGCGCAAGCTGTCGCGCGAGAACGCCGCCTGCACGCTCGCGCTACGCGCCCTGGACACGCTCGGGGAGAGGGAGCTGCTGAAACAGAGCTGGGAGCTCGCGAAGTCTGGCGTGGATCAGGCCTCCAAGATCGCCACTCTGGAGCGCATCGTGGCGTGGACCGAGGCGTCGGCGCGCGTGGATCCGCTGCGGCGGCTCGCGGCCATCCAACGAGAGCTCGGGAACGCCGCGGCCGAGGCGCGGACCCTGCTGCGGGTGTTGGCCGAGGAGCCGCACGACCCACCAGCCCTCGAGCGCTTGGCGGAGTTGTACACGGAGACGGGGGAGACCCAGCGGCTGATGGCCGTGCTCGCCCTGTCGCTGGAGGCTGCCGTGGGCGTCCTGCCGCGTCGGCAGCGGCTGCTCTGCCTCGCGCAGGCCGCCATGCAGCGCGCACACGATCTCGAGCGGGCGAGGGGCTTCGTCGAACAGGCCGTCGAGGAGAGTGGCTTCACGGACGCCCGTGCACAGCGGGCGCGCGAAGAGTGGCTGGCGCTGGTCGCCCAAGCACCGGCCCACGCCGAGGGGACCCCTCCACGGGAGATCGGGCTTCGCACGCCAACGGAGCCGGGGGACGCGGCAGTCGGCCCGTTCGACGCCGACGCATGGGAAGCCGCGGCGCGCGACGCGGCGGGTGACGACACGGACGAACTGGCGCGGCGGTTCGCGGCGACGGTGCGGGCCCTCGAGGACGAAGGGGAGCTGCTGCAAGCGCTCGACCTGGCCACCCGAGGCCTTCAGCTGGACCCACCGCATCCCGAGCTGCTGGTGACCTTCGAGCGCCTCACGCTCGCCAGCGACGCGGTCGACCGCGCCAAGGCCATGTACGAGGACCTCTGCGCGCGAGCGATGGGCCCCCACGGATTGCGTGGTCTGCGCTACCGCCAAGCGCGCTGGCTGGAGAGCGCTGGCGCCAACCGTGAGGCCTTGGACGCGTACGCCCTGGCGTTCGCGATGGCGCCCGGGGAAGGGGTCGTCTTCAACGCCATCGAGCGACTGTCCGTCCTGGTGTCCGACTCGCACGCCATGGTGGACGCGCTGGCCGCGCTGGCCGAACGCGCCACGCTGGCCGACCGACGCGTCGAGCTGACCCGCCGCGCAGGGGGGCTCGCGGAGAAGGTGCTGAAGCAACCGCTGCGCGCGTTCGACCTGTACGAGAAGACCTTCAAGCAGACGAACCGCAGCGAGCTGCTCCCCACCCTGCGGCGCCTGGGCAACCTGACGGAGCAGGAGCAGCCCGAGCGGGTGGCGAGCATGCGCGAGCGCGTGGTCGAGGGCCTGCGCAGCCGGATCGAGATGAGCTGGGACGCGCCGGATCAGCTGGAATCGCTGGCCGTGATCGCAGCCATCGCGGGGGAGGACCGCCGCGATCTCGACGCCGAGTGCCGAGTGGCGGAGGAGGCGCTGGCGATCGTGCGGCGCGAGAACGAAGGACAGCGCGTCGCGGCGGCCCTGTGCCGCGCGTTGGCCGGGCGCCTCTCTGCCGCGGGACGGTCGGATGAGGCCTCGATGTTCCAGACACGGGCCGACGAGCTGGATCCTCGCGAACCGGGCGAGACCCACGACTCAGGAGGCGCGCCGCGTACGGCGTCGGACTCGTCGCGGCCTCCGTCGGACGAGGTTGGCACGGACACCGACGCAGGAGCGGAAACGGAAGGGAGGGCGCCGCGACCACGCACGAGCGCCGCGCCCGAGGCCCCGGAGGGCTGGACGCAGGCCCCCGAACGCGGAGGCGTGGAGAGGCCCTCGGCCGGGCCCACAGCAACGCTCCCCGCCGCGCGGGACACGGCGACGTTGACCTTGGCCGAGCTCGAGGCGCTACCCCCCGAGGCGGCCGGCAGCGCGGACGCACGCGCCATCGCCGCCTTTTTCCGGGTGGGCACGCTGGAGCAGGCCATCGGCCCAGCGCCGGAGCCCGGTGTGGTGGACGCCATCCGGCGGGGGCCACGCGAGCTCGACTTCGGCGTGCTCTCTGCGGTGTGGCACTGCGCGCTCCCCATCTTCCGCAAGACCCTCCGGCAGTACGGAGCGGCTGACGGTCGCCGCGTGAGTGGCATCGGCAACCGTCCCCTCGCGCTGGCCGTGCGCGAGGCCCTGGCGCGCACACGCTCGCACGACGTGGCCGTGTACGCGTGCGACCCGAGCGCCGGAACGATCACCGTCGCGCCCACGCATCCGCCGTCCGTGTTGGTGCGTACCCTGGACGACTCCCCGGCGCGGCTGGTGTTCCGCCTCGCGCGCGCCATGCACCTCGCGCGCCCCGAGAACATCCTGCTGAGCAGCCGCTCGGCGGATGAGGGGCGCATGCTGATGAACGCCATCCAGGGCGCGTTCGGCCCCCACGACCCGGGTCAGTCGATCGATCCGGACACGGCGACGCTGGCGGCCGATCTCTGGCATACGATCGCCTCGCGCGACCAGGCGGACATCCGCCACGCGCTCCAGGATCAACGGCTGGACTTCGAGGAGCTGGCGCTCCTCACCCAGTCCCGCGCCGCGCTCGTAGGGCTGGCGTGCTGCGGCCAGGTGAGCGCTGCGGTCGCGGGGCTGTTCGCAGACGACCCAGACCTCGCCGAGTTGGTCGAAAGCCCTCCGGACGAGCGCTTCGCGCTCGCGCTCGAGCGCTCGCGTGGGTTCAGGGCGATCATCGAGCACACACTAGCCGCCCGTCGGTGACCTGCGCTTTCCGTCGCGCCAGCGCCCGGGGCTCAATCGTCTCACGGTGAGCGAACAGACCCTCGAGGGTTCTGCGACCGAGGCCGGCGGCACGTGGGCCTCGGTCCCATCACGCCGCCCGCGACGGTCGGCGTGGCGCCACCGCGCGAAGGACCCTCAGAGGGAGGGGATCACGGCGTGCACTCGAGGATGGTCTCCTCGTTCTGGCCGGGGGTGCACGGGATGACCGCCGTCTCGTCCCCCTCGGCGCAGCGGGTCAGGCAGCCATTGCAAATGCGAATCTCGTAGTGGAAGTCGAAGTTGCCCTCGACCTCGATGCCGCCGTTGGTACGTCCGATGGGCCGCAACGCCACCAGCGCGCGTCCGCCCGCGACGGCCGCGACGGCCTCGGGGTAGCTCGGCGGCAAGACCTCGACCGCCCCCGAGCCGGTGCTCGGCGACCCGCTCCCCCCGAAGCTCTCGATGAACACGCTCGTGGGGACGCGGAACGGGTTGGGCAGGCCCAGGTTGAGCGTGTTGCCGCCGAGATCCTCCAAGCGGACGTCGACCCACCGCACGTGCATGTCGGCAGGGTTCGCCGCGTTGGCGCCGACGCGGTCGCGCAGCTGCGACGCGAAGACAGGGAAGATGGTGAGGCTCGGCGTCTGGCTCACGTCGACGATGGCGGAGAGGAGCCTGACGGAGTCGTCCACGACGCACTCGTCCGACAGCCCAGCCACGCCAGTCACGAAGAGCGAGGAGCCATCGGAGGCGCAGCCGGTGAGCACGAGTGTCGAAGTGATGAAGGCGGAGAGCAGAAGGTGGCGCATGGAGTCCTCGCGGAGTCGGGTCGACTGCGCCTTCAGCATACGCCCTCTGCGCAGCATCCCCAAGAAAGCGACAGATCAGGAGCGGCGCACGGCCGCTCGAATGGCGCCCAGCGACAGCGGCACCACCCGCGTGTC contains:
- a CDS encoding SDR family NAD(P)-dependent oxidoreductase, translated to MRNTQHETIGTRHAVVTGGSAGIGLETARGLLRRGFERVAIIGRDAGRLARAVDSLGPGAVAIRADFSSLAQVEACVQEVKRQLAPLSVVVNNAGVWHAERTLSVDGFEDTFAVNHLAHFAFTRGLLDHLAERPSLPARIVHVSSRRHVHCRAMQWDDLMLERRYSGLRAYDQSKLANLLFSAELARRLHGEDRHVRSNAVHPGSVATEITRDSGVLSFLSDKVAGLVLLTPAEGAATSIHAATHPALDDTTGQYFARARRARPSQAALDELAGRRLWQLSEKLLRGAGVSDA
- a CDS encoding NAD(P)-dependent oxidoreductase — its product is MSDTIRGKVLITGASGFIGSWLRDRLLEEGSDVLAIRRPGSPEAKTGRSVEASYDDVASLERLMDRERPDYVLHVAGATKGRTYQDFEAGNVMPTENLLRAVASQHPGLKRFVHVSSLAAYGPGRPGAPLRESDPRRPVEFYGESKLAAERVVEGANVPYTIIRPSGVYGPRDVDMFELFKLARSRVNLFFGNRRSWGSFVYVDDVVDAILRVPTVAETEGRGYFLSDGEPITWETLQADILSVVGRRALTVSLPRQMPFIAGALGELATRVDGQPRLMNRQKAIMGAQEAWTCHADAAAADFGFAPSIGRREALARTHAWYEANGWYGR